The following DNA comes from Salvia splendens isolate huo1 chromosome 17, SspV2, whole genome shotgun sequence.
AACCAATGATTACAACAATGATGTTTGGGCTATGGGATTTTGGAGGAAATTTGGTTTCCACCAAAACCATTGGCTCATCTAGCTTTTGAGACGATTTGTCATCATCTTTTTCCGTCTCTACGATGACTGGATCAGACTTGACCTTTGTTTTTGACTCATCGTCGTTTTCTGCGATAGTCTCGATGACGGAACCAGATGTGGCCTCCTTTTTAGCCATGGCCTATTTTTTTGCTAAATATGcaactatttcaataattttgttGAGAAGTTTATTTATCTCGTCAAAATAAATTGCATCCTCATCAAAGTTATGATAAACAACATCCAAAAGTTCTTGCAATGAGCAATCAGGATTCGAGCGTCGATACTCGTGGAGCCATACGGATGCTGGATGGTCAAAAAATAACATCACAAAAAGCAGACAGTTAGCATCAGAGAACAAGTGATAATCAAAATATTCCTAGATATCCAAAATCCATCTCACGGGGTTAACACCAGAAAACCGAGGAGGAGAGTCTGGAGGAGAGTTTGACCAGACGGACATGGTGGTAGAAAGTAAATCAATAGGAGGATGAGAACCTAttgaaagcaccaatttgatagTAATTAATATGAGATTAATTCCTATCTGGACAAATTGAATGAAATAGCGTGACTTTGAGAGAACTAGAGAGATTGACGGTTTCTTTAAGAGGGAGAACCGATGGAGAGAgaatgataaatattaatttaattcattctgcttgataataataaaaaaactctacatatatttataatatgtgtggtacaaaaagatctcggaaagcaaatcaaatcctaaccactgtggaaagtaaataaaatcataacaactaaataatactaaaacataaataaactaaataaatatacggaGAGAATATTAGCTCCCTTCttgaataaaatagaatatgagGTCCTTGGTTCGACGATTCTGCACTAGGAGTCACTTCTACATATATTACTATTTGGTCTAATAGCAAAAAAACAAGATTAATTTTAGGATCCACTATTTTAGAAAGAGATAAATTAGTTAATAACTGTATAATTATGGAAATCAAATTTGTTAATATTATAAGTTTTGATTTAGGATAATTAATTGAATTCTGTCCTCTTTGTTCATAATATCATGAACAACGGCCACCTAAAATCCACATTTTTGAGGTAGAACTTTTGAATTCATGATAAAGGTTGTAAACTCAATCTCAATAGGGAACTGAACTTTTCAGTTCATTTATTTGTAGAGAAACATTTGTAATGCCTATTCTTTTGCAGAAAAGTGAAAAAGAGTTAATTTGATGGAATTATAATTCATAATACGCGTTTTAAGTTACAAGAACCTGGAGTTGAAAACGGAGAGGAAATGTCCACCAAAATttaatactcactccgtccccaaagaatatgcaatttaggctcgacacagattttaatgcaaaattggttaGGTAAGAGAGATTACagagaaaagtaattaaagtattattactGGAAGAACAgatctcacctcattagagactaagagttttcaaaattggaaagtgcatattcttgtgaaatggactaaaaagaaatagtgcatattcttgtagtaCGGAAGAAGTATTTGACATTGGTATTGGAGATGAAGCTGATACAAACAGATCTTATGATTAAAATCCTATGAGGAAAATCTAAgggaataaaacaaaaaatagtctAAAAATGGAACTCTAATTCTAGATCACTTGTATATGAAATAATAATGTGATACGCTAAGGCAGAGCAAACCAAAAAAGGCAAAAATGTGTTGGTAACTAACTACAGCTCCAGTTCCCAAATTGGTAAAGGTCAGAGTTGGTTTTCTATTCTACATACAAGAACCACGTCGAAGGCCCATTCTTGAGCACAATTACTGAGACATGAGGTCCAAGCCAAGCTGCATTCTGTACATGAGCAACAATACGGGAGCTGCACCCGTTCCAGCCATTGCTGTCGGAACCAAAGTTAGACTGGAATATTATCATCCTTCAACAGAATGTTCCTTAAAGACAGTGTAGCTGGGCGCGTTATCGAACCCTCCTGTTGGGAGAGGAAAGATCTATAACCACAAAAACATAGGGAATAAATGTATACGGGGATACTAAATGATGCTAACCTGTTTATTAATTTGTAGCAGTGATTCGAAACACGTATTCTTCTGGAGTTAAAAGAACACCAAAACCTGTGCAGCATTACCCATGATGGTGAGGCGAAGATGGTTGATCTGGGGGGGAGCAGTGTGCAGAGCTCCCATGCAGTCTATGATCCTCAGATGCTCTGGCACGATTGCCATCATTTAGCTGGGATTGCTCATTTACATCGGGCAAGCTGGATTGACCAAGAGAACCAAAATCATGCTGTTCGTTATTAGAAACATAGGCAGCATCATGATCAAATGGATACAGCATCATAACTGGTGGAACCGAAGGTCCGTTTGAAACTCCATTAGGATTCATCGCTGCCAAAGGGTACATGTCGTATGCCACATTCTGAGGACCATCTTGACCAAAATTTGAGTGCAAATGAACATTCTGAGACTGGTAAGATGGGGTTGAGTTATTCCTGTAGGAGTTCCAAAAACGGTCACCTCGACCCTCTCCATGAGAGTAACGTTCAGTTCGAGGGTTAGCTTTCTCAGTCTGGTTTCTGTTGTGACTACGTGAAGCAGCCCTTGATTTTGAATTAGCATTCCACTTCACCTCTTTGTCCAAGTTATCATTTCTGTCATGGTTATAGTTCCCTCTTCTGCTGCCTGACGAGTGGTAATCCCTACTAGTAATCTTCTGAAACAATGAAAACAAAACCGTTAAGATACTATACTCGATGGGGAGTGCTAAAACATAGAAGCAAGCAAGGACCTAAAATAGTACCCAAGATGATAATATTCTAGCAATTTGTGTAATGACAACAGATCAGTGAAAATTataagcaaaagaaaaaaaaatagaatcatAATAAGAAGTGGTTTTTACAGGATTAGGCAAGTATGTTCCGGTTCCACTACGATATCTTGGCACATCATCCATGTAGCTTTGATATATATTGGGATGTCGCCCGGAAACTGACTGAAGGGGAGCAATAGGAACCATACGGTGGCCGTAATTTGTCATAAGCTGAGAGAACAAGTTTGCATTGGTTGAAAGTGGTCTACCAAGATTGTCGAATGGAAGTTGACCCTGTACAAAAGATGGTGGAACCATGACAGGTGAAGGAAATGCAGAAGGCCCTTGGTACCGAGGATTCTGACAGACCCTTCCAAATTGTAAGCTTTGCCAATGGCTTACAAAGTCACTATTAAGAATATCAGGCTTCCGTTCTTTGGATGTCTCATTAGTTGAGATTCCTAGTAAGGATCTCGAGGAATGTAACTCCTGTAATTGATCTAATCCCTTGGGATTGATGTTCATTACAGATTCACTATCATTCACAGTCTCATGACCTCCGAAAAGCCCACTTGATGCATCCGCTATACCTGCCTCTGGTGGAATGTTATAAACCGGAAGCATCGCAAGGAAAGGGATTGGAGGACCAGTCGGGTAGAATGCAATTACCCCGGAATTCTCACTCATTCTATGCCTTGAGCCAGGACCAATCAGTACTGGGGCAAAGGGCATCATTGAGTCTGATCCACTAGTCTGAGCAACCTCAGAGTCGGGCATACGGTGCCTAGAAACATGCGAAGACACATCCGGCTCAGACTCAGGGTATCTTTCAGTGACTTCAGTCACCAAATTTGACAGTGAACCCCGCTCCTGGTCATCATCTGTGTCATTTGATGCGTGCTCAGACATAACTTTACCTTTTACGTGGTTGTTAATTAGATCTGTTGCAATTTTCTTTCCCCTTTTCTCTTTCGAAAATTTAGGTGCCTTCCCTGATGATCCATCCCAGGAGCTCTCTGAAGAAGTTCTACTTCTCAAAGAATTACTATGGGCCGCTGATGAGAACCTTGAATTGCCTGATTTTTCATCAGTATGAACCTCACCAACATTGATATCCTGCTCCAGAGAACTATCAATAGTATCCCTCTCTGCTCCCCGTTTTTCCCTCACATGCCTTTGCTGAGTTCTCGTACTGCTAGAGGCAGTTACTCGAGATTGTGGAGGAATATATTTTAAACCCGACGGTGATACTGATGGTTTTTCGTGAATTTGGAGTGTGTCCAAATTTCCATTCTCGAGATCATACGGACAAGACGATCTAGAATCTTGTTCCTGCAAAAACTCATTATTGGCTTCTCCCGAGTCTATACGACCAAAATTCTCATTGATTCGGTCAAGTGACTCTTCAGATGAATTAAGTCCAATGCTCGGGAAATATTGAGTCAATTGGGGTGATACCAAACCGTGAGGAAATTGTAAGTGTGTGAATGATGGGTCGATCATAGGGATATTTGCAGGGACAAATCCTGGAAAATTCTGTGGATTGTACCCCATAGAAGCAAGAAAGGATGGAGGGATAGAATAAGGTAGATGACCTGACGTTAAATTAACTGGAACTTGAACTTGGCCATTGAACCCTTGAAGTGAAGCAGACGCCATCATATTCACAATATCTTGATCTTCCGGGTGCATCAGCTGTGTTCCAGAGGTGGTTGAAAACTCTTCACTTAGGGCGTAGCTATTTGAAACACTATTGGCGGCAGAAGTATCAAGACTTAGATGTGATCTTGCCACTGTATCTTCAACTGAAGTATGATTGTTGTGGGTAAACAAAGTCTCTGGCCCAAACCCGTTCCTCCTACAACTCGAATCCAATCTAGAATGAGCAGCACGAGCATCTGTATTTTCTCCATGTCTGCCATGTTGTACTTGTGATGAGACATCACTATAGTTATCAGTCAGTTCAGGACTAGAGTGTGTTCGGGCAAAAAGACGCCTTCCCTCAGTGTCATTTGCCGAATGATCTGCACTCAGAACTCTCTGGTTCTTATCAGTAAGTACAACCTGATCAGGGACGGTATTACTTCCAGTATGATCAGTGACCTGCAAgctgtttaaattgaattgactTTTTAAGCTGAGTGAGTGTGAAGCTGAAGACAAATCACTTGTCATGGGAAACATCCTATGTGAGTTTTCACCGTGTTGATAGGAAACGTTGTGAGTATGAGTGCTCCGAACCTCTACCCCATGAGCATTAGAGCTTTCTTTTGCCTTCCTCCCATTATTGGAATTACGAAGCTCATGGGGACTATCTGGAGTTGACAATCTCAAGCACTCAACTCCTGGTGCATCGGGGCGATGACCACTTCCATGTCTCTTCCATGTATTCATAAAGAACTGATTGACTTCAAAGTCTAAGTTTTCTTTTGGGCAGTCAAGTAACCGTGCCAGTCTCTTAGCTCCAAAAGCAAATGCACTTCGTATTCTGAAAAAGTTACCTGGAAATAGACAGCGTATCATTTCCATGAAATTATAATGAGTCAGGAAAACGAATATCAATACATTGCTAACTGTTGGAGGCCATCGTTGTacaataaaagaatttaagaGGTCAATTTACTCAAGGATcataataaagaaaattataCATAACATTCATTCTCCAATAAACCCAATATGAAAGAAAATGTGTATCAGAAAACTGATTTATTTAAAAGTGCCCTAATTTAGTGGCATACATCtattaagaaaaaaatcaaTTCATCCTTAACTCTTTATTATATATCAGATACAGCTCCCTCAGGTTACAAACAGATTCAGCCTTGCCCCAAGGAAATATTACTGGACAGGTATTTATAAGTATCATACTCTTTGCAACTGCAATGATCATATACATTTCAAATTCACGTTACTCTATGTTACTACACCTCGTTGTAAAAAAGATTTTTAAAACAAATCAGGCACTAAATCCATATAGCTATACTTATGAAATATTAAGAGAAGAAGAGGTTGGAGAACGTATATGCAGCTAAGACTTGTGCAAAGGtcaaatatggaaacaaaaaagagagagagagaacttAAGAATTATTACACATTAAAACTACTCGAACTTACCTTTACTAACACTTCGTCCAAGGTTGTTGTTCACTCGTAAGGGATCAATCACGTTAAAATGCTTGGAAGAAAATTTCTGACCATTACTTTCCTGGCCACCAGGAAAAACAGCATACACAGAGCTACAAGCTTCAAGAAACAACTTGCTAAGTAGCAACTCCCTACTATCCTTCCTAGGAGGTTCCGCTGCAAAATACAGCACACAAGACATTGTACCAAGGAAAGAAATGGCATACAGGGCatgaattataaaaaaatctgAATTTTTAATACCAGTTACATCAGGTAGGCAATTAATAGCTACAGGTCCCCATAAGCTAACACAAAAGTTCTCCCAGTCAAAATTGCTAAAGAACTCCAGAAAACGATATAGGACCTGCAAAGTTTTACATAAGTTCTCAGGAGAACAATcgagaaagaaaataaacttgtatacaaacaaacaaaagaaataagtcaCCTCAAGTGGTCCATGAAAGGAATTGTTGAAAACATGAAAGATGTAAAGAACTAAAGTCTCCAGGGCATAAGTAGATATGAGTCCATGATGAGCGCCCAATATGCGGCTTTCATAATAGCACCACGCTTTGATTAATATAATACTACGCTTGAACAGATGATTCTGACTTATCAGATTATCGATCTGGGAAACCAAACATGGAATAATGTGGTGAGACAACAAGTATTCGTCTTGAGGTTTCCGTCAgtcaaaagatgtcacacttgaggAATGGCTCAGGATTTCAAGAGATGTGGTTTAGTGTGTTAAGTGTAGAGAGAAAAGatatttgaatatattaatgcagagagagaaaaaaataattgaggTAATAATGAAGAGAGTAGGAGAAAGTAGTTGGATGTATTAATGATGTTTTTTTCTTCCAAATATACAAAAGCGCCATCTCTtctgggacaaaccaaaaagaaaagtgtgacatcttttcaGGGATGGAGGGAGCACTATAACTTGTGCTGCAAAAATTCGGTTAGTAAATCGGAAAATACTTACCTCGTCAAGGAAGCAGAGTGTACACAAGCCACCAACTTGATTAAAAGATATGTCCACCACAATATTTTCCACAAGACATTTAATTATCTTGACCTGAGACGCAGAAGGGACATAAAAGAAAAGGACATTCATTAGTACAGAATAGCAACTACTAACTTAAGACAGCATTGACATGAAAATATTCACCACAGTACAATAACCAGTTCCATCTTGATAAACCTACTAAACTGATATAACATCCGCCATCATCATATGCCACTCATTAAATTGGCTCTGTGTTAGGAAAATTAAAAGTCTATACCCATTTAACTGCTCATTCTCCACACTGCATTATATAAACAGTGACAAATCCCCAACAAAAAGACTGAATTAGGAACTCTGGATGCACCAAAAAAGATCACCAGACTATCAGGAGAAGATTAGATGATTAACCCTGGCCCCGAATCCATGTGTGCGGTGCGAGTTGTGCGAATCTTCCATTACATGTCTGATACAATGTGTTCAAACAAAGCAAGCAAGGATTTGGAGAGTTGGAaagaattagaaaaaaaatccaaactaTTCTTTTACTTGTTTTAGATAAGGGCGAGAAATTGACTATCAAAAGCAAAGACAAAAAGTAAAATATCAAAGTATATAGGGATTAGAAAGAGCACATACTTCAGCTTGAATATAATGAACCTCCTTCACACGAAACTCAGCATTTTcattcttttcctctctctgcAGAACATCTTTAACCAGATTGGCCCACGTATCCTTCAAATTCTGATTCTGACTGAAAGCAGTCAGATCAATGTCTCCATCAGGCAGATATGTCTTCAAGGGGACTGAACCAAAGGTGCAGACCTGTGGAGCAGGAAAAGGGTTAAAAAAGACCTAAACAAAGGAAAAACTACAAATATCCTTAGAGAGTACATAGGACATTTTGAGCATGATACTTTGTCTGAGTCATAATAGAAATTTTGAGAATGACTCTTTGTCAGAATCATAAAAGTATCCTGAGGATGATACTTTGTCAGAATCATGAAAGAACTAAAATTGCATTTCACTTCTATATTTCATGGCTCTCGGTATATAGTCACCCTGGGTTTCTGATACTGTACACATCTTATTTCTATCCATTCAACATCAGATATTGATGCTTTTCCCATCTAGAAAAGCAGCTCATTTGACTGATAAGATGAAGTTCATGCCCACCCTGTGCGCTGTAAATCTACCTGAGCTTATTTTCTCCAGCAGAGAGACACTCGGTAAGATAACAGATTTGTTTTCTACTCCTATATCAGTTACCTCACCTGATAACCATGGGCTCACTCATAACTTAACCTAGTTTCAGAGAACGTGTATCAAATTATATCAGCAAATACTTGGACCAACATAAGAAAATGCAAAATAGAAAACGTTGCAAGGTAAAGACTAGCAAATTATGAATTGGTGGTGCCATGTaaaaaattatgcaaaaaccaacTGCATTTATCGATTAGCACCGCTTTAAACTTTAAGTTGCAATACAACAAAATAGAACTCTGCATTCATTCCAACAACCTGACATGGGAAACACTTCATGATGAGCCGCTGCACATAATCCGCAACAGCATTCCTGCGCTCCTCGGATAGCTGGTTGGGTTGAATGCAGGCAATGAGCTCTGCAGTCCGCGTCTCCGCCTTCATCCACCGCTCTGTATCCAGGGCACGCATAACAGACCCTGCCCCGGGTAAGAGCCCATTGGGCAATTGCTCATCTGTCTCAGTCCATCCTTCATGTTCTCCCATCACTAACACCTTCTCTAAAACAGAACTAATATTTGCACCAACAAAACAAGGACCACCAATCCCTTTTCAGATATATATTGAGCCAACTTTTCTTTCCTCAAACCACCAATGAAATTGAAGCAACAAAAATGGAGCTTTTCTCCCGCAGAATGCAGAATCTAACCCTAATGTGGAAACAAGCAGCTCTAGGCGTCAACTTTATGATAGATATACTGTATATACTTGGAAAAAATTGCAACAAATGATACAAGAAATTCAATACCGTATGGCATACATTATAATCCCCAAAAGATATTACTTTAAGAAACACCAAACCCTACCCAAAAGCTAAAGAAAAAGGATAAAGTGGATCAAGTAATCTGAaacaaaaccctaattcaaaCCCGGAATCACGGAAATGCCGTCGCAAAATCCAATAACATCATTCGATATTACTTAATTTGAAGAAAAAGGAAGCATCGAACACGGATGAAAAATTGATTGGATGTATTAATTGTGGAACAGTGTGTAAAATTGGGAATTCTTAACGAGGGGAAACTGTTGAAACTGGTATGACGTTCGTTGTGAGgaatttgattaattttgaaTGTGTGTGTGGAAATGGTGGAACAATTTTTGGTAAAATGATGACGAGAAGCGTAGACAGTTTGAGATAGACTAAGATCACTCACTATTAACTGCATATCACATAAATAGTTAAACTAATTAACtgtatttaaaaatacaaattaatttaatttcttttgttatattaatattttgttcaAAAAAACTGGGATGGGCTTtcaaattttttcttattttcccttCATAGTTCCTAAATTGGATGGATCAATCTCGTCATTTTTTATTAACAATGTTTTGTTCTGTGTTGTATATGCGTTCGTTCTTTTACAACCAACGAAGTATTTTTAAAGtcaaaaaaatagtttaaaattaaaaaactcagATTTATGAAATTATGTATTTCAGTGTTTTTTAATGGACAAGGATTAAAGAAATGGAGATAAGAATTCGTAGTAGTGCTTATCTAAAATGGGATGTGGATGCCCAATGTTTTGGTGCTCAATTTTCTTTTAACCATACCAAGCCTAAATTTGTAATCTGTTACAATTGACTTTAAATAGTTGCAATAGGGGATGTGTGATTGTCGATGATAGgtatgtcaatcgggccaacccgttcgggttcgggccaacccgttcgggttattGGGCCATtggggtacgggctattcggattatgatttttttgggttataaaagttcgaccctaaccctaacccttcgggtttcgggctaacccaccgggttattcggatcaatacgtatttttaattcttttaatattttcaaaaaaataatacgtattttaaattttctttaattatatacatatttttaattaatcattcaacaatgaaatatgtatttttaattttctttaatatttttaaaaaagattaagttatttaaatttaaataacttattcattacataattatttacaaaatatctatcaatagtatgtttatgtttatgtttatgtatttaaaatataaatcaacactttgtttcaaaattcaaacataaatcaattcgttaaataaaattttcataacgtgagaggtgcatcgtagatgtaacaaaaatattttgaattgttaaaaagtgaattatcaagatgctagctaattggagtaactctaaattttcttgaattatgattggtcaaatttaatttattccagctgtaaataagtcaaataataatttatctttgttttaagaatcatcaaagtacgcataattaaatgacgaagcggcgtcaaaacactttccactattatattggaaacatactaaaagaaagcttttatatacgagtatttatgaatccatgaaccacatagtgatttttttcgtgatcttttATAGTTGGTTgatgtatttggattttgcatggttttaaagggttgtcttggatgattttgattatatttctatattttggtatgtttacatgtttgttgagaaatgatagaaaatggattagaaaatgtatacaaaatatgtggatgtgcagcagccttgtttgagtcaatgtttctcgtaattttgaagtctgataaacctctaatacatattattctcttcgtcttcgaaagagcttcgcgtggatatattgcacacctcaatcggagctttgtaaagaaagttatgaccgttacaaaaactgctcacggtgtagaagccttcaacccgacgggccgacccgtaacccgatcGGGTCAGCCCGcataacccgacaacccgaacgggtcagcccgaatggcccaattttaaattcgggctgcgaaattacaaccctaaccctgtatttttatcgggttattcgggctggcccgcgggttcgggttacattgacatccctagtcgATGATAGACGAGTCATTCTGGTCAGTCGCCACGATTATGTAATTGTATACTTCATCAACTAGCTTACCcaattatgtactccctccgtcccactcaagatgaccatgttcttgagtggcacgggattttagaaAGTGTTATTAGGTAGAATTAAGTAGAGGGGaaaaaggtagttgaatattttaatgagaagagACGAGAGATGAagttattttcaaaattgaaaattggtcatcttgattgggacaaacaaaaaaggaaagattgtcatcttaaatgggacagagggagtaactAATTCGAAAATACACAACACATACTTAAGAACAGTTACAAGAATGTGATACTACTATATACTTCTTTCGTCTGCTATTAGAAGTTCCATTTGAGTTCGGCATgagaaaatgaatgaaaaagatAGTGAAATATTAGACTCATTTTTAgtttatactccatccatctctcattttgccattttaggatatccaaaaaaatagtctcatttttgaAATAGAAAGTTTAGATAGACACATTGTTGAACCTTCTAACTAATTAGTATCCAAACACATAATATAGCATACTTAAACATAATTAATCAGCCTCAAAGATACTCAAATCACaatataacatcaaaataataaaatcactTCACTTCTCAACAAATTGTGGAGTCGACAAGGCTCCACCCAAAGCTTATCCACCCAAAGCTTATCCACCAACTAAACCATATAACATGTCCCTATAAACAATATACTTATGAAATGTCATTTTGGGTCATggtaaaaaaaagtcaaaagtAATAGGATAAAAGATGTTCAATTTTGTGCTAACATTTCTAATTTAACTCTAAGCCCAAATCTTTTCAATGATGTGGATTCCAACCTTTAATCATGAGCAAGAACTAGAATGTTTATTTCGATAGTAGTTGATTAAAACTAACGTGTTACTGTTAAAAAGAATTAAACATCTTCGTTGAAGTATGATAAGCATTGTCTATTAAAACTTGAGTTGGAAAAATAGCAATATTCATATCATTAgtattaataaatgaaaaaggATATAAAAATCACACAAAATGAATAACTATTGATCTATTTTTGGCATTGAAGACGGACAAATTGTGTTCACCACTTGAAGCCGGATACACAAATACACGATGCATctgattattttttaattttaatataattaaaaattaataaacgttaattaattaagtagtGTAATAAGAAAAGATGCAACATATGTTCATATCATTATTAGTATTACCCGCCGCCAACACCGATCCGCATAATCTGGTAAGGATCCGTTGCTAATTTTAACATCTGTTTGTATTGTCCAACATTTTCGTCGGTGAAATATGAGTGTTTTTAGTGAAAAGAACATCTATAAAAAAGTGGAAGGTTGACATCAAAATAACAAGCCCTTTTAGAAGCTGAGTCTAGGAATAGAGCTTGTCAGATGTAATctactttaaatgaaaacaaaaatgaTTGAGGAAGTAGATTAGAAAACTGAAAGTAATTGAAATACAAAAAATGAAACTATAAATCGTAAATTAGCCAAGTCTAGAAAGTTCCATTTCCGTAAGACGAGATGCATCCAGATAGTGCTATCGGATTTGGCGATCCTcctcaaagataaaacgacttcgtctCTGATGTAGCAGTTGCAGCATCGCTGACAAAAGAGTTCCAACGAACGAACTGGATTATGGCAATAGAAGAACAATACGGGGAGAGAGAGATTATGTTATGGATGTATAGATTTCAAGTGCGTCTTGGTATAGACAATGCATAGGTATGTCtttctatttataggctaagCCTACTACATCCGGAGCCTATGAAATGAATGTAGAGTCAACAACTTTGTCATTAATGCTTGATTGTTATGGTCGGACATTACAGAGTTTATCATGGAGCATGAGCTTAGATGGATGTATTTGGACATCATTGTTCGTTCGAGGGACGTATCTAGACGACCTTATAAATGTGCACGCATGGACAGTTACATGTCAAATTACA
Coding sequences within:
- the LOC121774618 gene encoding uncharacterized protein LOC121774618 isoform X1; amino-acid sequence: MGEHEGWTETDEQLPNGLLPGAGSVMRALDTERWMKAETRTAELIACIQPNQLSEERRNAVADYVQRLIMKCFPCQVCTFGSVPLKTYLPDGDIDLTAFSQNQNLKDTWANLVKDVLQREEKNENAEFRVKEVHYIQAEVKIIKCLVENIVVDISFNQVGGLCTLCFLDEIDNLISQNHLFKRSIILIKAWCYYESRILGAHHGLISTYALETLVLYIFHVFNNSFHGPLEVLYRFLEFFSNFDWENFCVSLWGPVAINCLPDVTAEPPRKDSRELLLSKLFLEACSSVYAVFPGGQESNGQKFSSKHFNVIDPLRVNNNLGRSVSKGNFFRIRSAFAFGAKRLARLLDCPKENLDFEVNQFFMNTWKRHGSGHRPDAPGVECLRLSTPDSPHELRNSNNGRKAKESSNAHGVEVRSTHTHNVSYQHGENSHRMFPMTSDLSSASHSLSLKSQFNLNSLQVTDHTGSNTVPDQVVLTDKNQRVLSADHSANDTEGRRLFARTHSSPELTDNYSDVSSQVQHGRHGENTDARAAHSRLDSSCRRNGFGPETLFTHNNHTSVEDTVARSHLSLDTSAANSVSNSYALSEEFSTTSGTQLMHPEDQDIVNMMASASLQGFNGQVQVPVNLTSGHLPYSIPPSFLASMGYNPQNFPGFVPANIPMIDPSFTHLQFPHGLVSPQLTQYFPSIGLNSSEESLDRINENFGRIDSGEANNEFLQEQDSRSSCPYDLENGNLDTLQIHEKPSVSPSGLKYIPPQSRVTASSSTRTQQRHVREKRGAERDTIDSSLEQDINVGEVHTDEKSGNSRFSSAAHSNSLRSRTSSESSWDGSSGKAPKFSKEKRGKKIATDLINNHVKGKVMSEHASNDTDDDQERGSLSNLVTEVTERYPESEPDVSSHVSRHRMPDSEVAQTSGSDSMMPFAPVLIGPGSRHRMSENSGVIAFYPTGPPIPFLAMLPVYNIPPEAGIADASSGLFGGHETVNDSESVMNINPKGLDQLQELHSSRSLLGISTNETSKERKPDILNSDFVSHWQSLQFGRVCQNPRYQGPSAFPSPVMVPPSFVQGQLPFDNLGRPLSTNANLFSQLMTNYGHRMVPIAPLQSVSGRHPNIYQSYMDDVPRYRSGTGTYLPNPKITSRDYHSSGSRRGNYNHDRNDNLDKEVKWNANSKSRAASRSHNRNQTEKANPRTERYSHGEGRGDRFWNSYRNNSTPSYQSQNVHLHSNFGQDGPQNVAYDMYPLAAMNPNGVSNGPSVPPVMMLYPFDHDAAYVSNNEQHDFGSLGQSSLPDVNEQSQLNDGNRARASEDHRLHGSSAHCSPPDQPSSPHHHG
- the LOC121774618 gene encoding uncharacterized protein LOC121774618 isoform X2, which codes for MGEHEGWTETDEQLPNGLLPGAGSVMRALDTERWMKAETRTAELIACIQPNQLSEERRNAVADYVQRLIMKCFPCQVCTFGSVPLKTYLPDGDIDLTAFSQNQNLKDTWANLVKDVLQREEKNENAEFRVKEVHYIQAEVKIIKCLVENIVVDISFNQVGGLCTLCFLDEIDNLISQNHLFKRSIILIKAWCYYESRILGAHHGLISTYALETLVLYIFHVFNNSFHGPLEVLYRFLEFFSNFDWENFCVSLWGPVAINCLPDVTAEPPRKDSRELLLSKLFLEACSSVYAVFPGGQESNGQKFSSKHFNVIDPLRVNNNLGRSVSKGNFFRIRSAFAFGAKRLARLLDCPKENLDFEVNQFFMNTWKRHGSGHRPDAPGVECLRLSTPDSPHELRNSNNGRKAKESSNAHGVEVRSTHTHNVSYQHGENSHRMFPMTSDLSSASHSLSLKSQFNLNSLQVTDHTGSNTVPDQVVLTDKNQRVLSADHSANDTEGRRLFARTHSSPELTDNYSDVSSQVQHGRHGENTDARAAHSRLDSSCRRNGFGPETLFTHNNHTSVEDTVARSHLSLDTSAANSVSNSYALSEEFSTTSGTQLMHPEDQDIVNMMASASLQGFNGQVQVPVNLTSGHLPYSIPPSFLASMGYNPQNFPGFVPANIPMIDPSFTHLQFPHGLVSPQLTQYFPSIGLNSSEESLDRINENFGRIDSGEANNEFLQEQDSRSSCPYDLENGNLDTLQIHEKPSVSPSGLKYIPPQSRVTASSSTRTQQRHVREKRGAERDTIDSSLEQDINVGEVHTDEKSGNSRFSSAAHSNSLRSRTSSESSWDGSSGKAPKFSKEKRGKKIATDLINNHVKGKVMSEHASNDTDDDQERGSLSNLVTEVTERYPESEPDVSSHVSRHRMPDSEVAQTSGSDSMMPFAPVLIGPGSRHRMSENSGVIAFYPTGPPIPFLAMLPVYNIPPEAGIADASSGLFGGHETVNDSESVMNINPKGLDQLQELHSSRSLLGISTNETSKERKPDILNSDFVSHWQSLQFGRVCQNPRYQGPSAFPSPVMVPPSFVQGQLPFDNLGRPLSTNANLFSQLMTNYGHRMVPIAPLQSVSGRHPNIYQSYMDDVPRYRSGTGTYLPNPITSRDYHSSGSRRGNYNHDRNDNLDKEVKWNANSKSRAASRSHNRNQTEKANPRTERYSHGEGRGDRFWNSYRNNSTPSYQSQNVHLHSNFGQDGPQNVAYDMYPLAAMNPNGVSNGPSVPPVMMLYPFDHDAAYVSNNEQHDFGSLGQSSLPDVNEQSQLNDGNRARASEDHRLHGSSAHCSPPDQPSSPHHHG